The genomic DNA GATGCGGTCGGCCAACCCGGCATGCTTCACTGCTTGCTCTCCTAACTGAATCATCGGGGCAGAAGCATCGATTCCAATGACCTGACAGGACGGATAGAGTTTGGCGAACCGGATTGGAATATCAGCCGGACCGCAGCCGAGATCTAATACCTTCCCCTGCGCAAACTCCGGGAAGTATTCTTTGAATCGATCGACGAATCCCTGATTCTCTTCCGCGAAGTCAGCGAGCGCGTAGGCTTCGGCTTGTTTCGGATCGTCCATGAGTTCCGGTTCGAGTACTCGATCCATTATGTCTCCGTTAATGGTTATTCGGTTCACGTTTAACGTCTTTTCACCTCAACATACACTGCGTCTCCCGGTCGCACAACTCCACCACGCAACACTTTCGCATAGACGCGACTCCAGCCCGGGTTTAACTTCTGCGAAATGCGCGAGAAGTCCTCATCACGAAACCACCGCTTATTATGAATACAGGGCGTTGTGTAGCTCGTCACCTCGAGTTGGATCTCAGGCCCGATCGTCAATCTAACCCCAGGCCTCACCAGCTCCCACTCTAATCCGGACAAGGTCAGGCTTTCTCCTGATGACCCAGGATCAATCGAATGGCCTTCATCCTGCAGCCGTTCAATAAGCTCCAGCGAAAATAGGCACACAGCACGGTCAGGTCCTCCGTGGAATTTGAGGTTCCGCTGTCGATCGCCATCCAAACCCCGTTCACCTACCTTGGCCTCCCAAACCGGCAACTTTGGAACGCCTCCGTCGGAGACATTGATCTGATGGACATGCGGATAAGGCGGCCTGCCCGACATCGTTACGCCTCTGCGTCGCAGGATTCCGGCCTGAAGAATTTCATCGCCACCCAACCTTCATCTTCACGGCGTTCCGAGCACGCCAAACCGAGACCGGAAAACCGGTCAACGATCTCGAGCTGCTGCTCGACGAGAATACCGGAGACCATGATTCTCGCTCCTTCCGATGCCGAGCTCACTAAATCGCCGGCAAGGTCCAAAATCGTCTGCCGATCGAGATTAGCCAGCACAAGCTCCGCGACCTTTCGCTTTTCTTGCGGCAAATCAACCAAGCTACCGCAGAGGATTTCAATCCGGTCTTTTAATCCATTCTGTACGACATACTCTCTCGCACAATCCACCGCAACAGAATCAACCTCGACTCCAATAGCGGATGCTGCGCCGAGCTTGACTGCGGCCATGGCCAGAATCGCGCTACCCGTCCCCACATCCAGGACCACTTCTCCACCGTGGATTTCCTTTTGCAGCCATTCCAGCATCATGCGAGTGGTCGCATGGTGGCCAGTGCCGAACGCCTGTTTAGGGTCAAGCACGATTTCGATATCCTTTGGGCTCAGCGCGACCGGCTCCCAACTCGGACGAATGATCAATCGACCGATGCGAAGCGCTTTCACGGAGCGAGCCCATGCCTCGTTCCAATTTTGATCCGGCACCTGTCGTACCGAGATCGGAACGTCCCCGATCCATGGTGCGAGATCTGCCAGGACCAGGCGAACCGCAGCAAGCCGTGTTTCGTTCCATTGGTCCGCCGGCCAATAGAGATGGACGAATCCTTCATCTTCCCAAGCGCCCTGGATGTCGGGATCATCAAGACGACTCAGCAACTCGCCTGCATCGAAGCATTCTTGAATACAGACGTCAATCCAGTCGGTCGCCATTGCCATTCCGAAATTGATGAAACGCGACAGGCTCTCTTTCATCGTGGGCCCACAAGATTCGCTCTGACACTCGTGTCGGTATTTGACGTTCCCGTCCGTTCCCAGTAAGGTCGCCTATTATGGCAGGCTCACGCATCGTCCAGATCGAGACGATGATTCGGCGCACCGATCGTCTCATTTCTCAAGGAATCAGGACCAGCGCAACGTTCACACGATGGCGGTTGGCTATTTTTCTCATCGGTCTCGTCGGAACCGTGACCCTCTACAAGCTCGATTGGTATCACAGCGGCAACCTGGCCCTCGGCGTATTCCTTGCCATTTTCGTCACTGTGGCCGCATATCATAACAGGGTGGAAACTGGGATTCACCGGCTTCGCCAATGGAAGCAGATCAAGCTGACTCATCTGGCTCGGATGGCATTGAATTGGGTCGCAATTGTCCCAAGACTCGGTGAAGCTCCGAAGTCTCATCCGTACGCCGCTGACCTGGATCTCTTCGGCGCGCACTCCTTAACGCATCTTCTCGACACCACCGTGTCGGACCATGGCCGAGCGCGTTTGCATGGTTGGCTGCTGGAGCAACCCCCTACTCCATCACATTGGCACACACGACAGCTTTTAGTGAAAGAACTGGCATCTCGCTCCCTGTTTCGTGACCGCCTTGCGCTCGAGGCCAACCTCACAGGAGACCAGGAAATCAACGGCAGGCGATTGACCGCTGTCCTTGAACATCCGATCGGCTTGCCTCACCTAGACACCATCCTTGCCGTCCAAATCGTCCTTGCTCTTACCACAATCGGCCTTGCCTCAGCTTCGATGCTCAACCTGCTTCCCGGTTATTGGATGTTTTCGTTCGCGGTCTATGTGTTGGTTTACTTCATGACCGATCAAGGAGAAGAATTGCTGGAGCATGCCGTCGGGCTTCATCATGAAACTGAGCGGCTTGCCACGGTCCTTGGTTATATTGAGCGGCATGCAAGGCGACGAGGCACGGCGCTCGCTTCTGTCTGGACGAACCGGATCGGTAAAGCAAGTCCCACCCTGCATCTCAACCGCGCCGCACGCACGCTCCATGCGATCAGCATCAAGGCACATCCACTCGTCCATCTAGCCGTCAACGCCCTATGCCCATGGGATCTCTGGTTCACTCGCCGACTGAGTCGGATCCAGCATGAGATTAAAGATGCTCTCCCTCTGTGGTTGGATTGCTTGGCAGAAGTCGAAGCGGCATCGGCTCTGGCTACCTTTGCCTATCTCCATCCCGATTACGCATGGCCGACTCCCCTCGTCGCAGCCGGCGAATGGAACGGCACACCTCCTGCTTTCCATGCCGACCGACTCGGCCATCCGTTACTGCCGGCTAAAACCCGTGTTACCAACGACGTGCATCTGACTGAACTCGGCTC from Nitrospira sp. includes the following:
- a CDS encoding Ribosomal protein L11 methyltransferase yields the protein MKESLSRFINFGMAMATDWIDVCIQECFDAGELLSRLDDPDIQGAWEDEGFVHLYWPADQWNETRLAAVRLVLADLAPWIGDVPISVRQVPDQNWNEAWARSVKALRIGRLIIRPSWEPVALSPKDIEIVLDPKQAFGTGHHATTRMMLEWLQKEIHGGEVVLDVGTGSAILAMAAVKLGAASAIGVEVDSVAVDCAREYVVQNGLKDRIEILCGSLVDLPQEKRKVAELVLANLDRQTILDLAGDLVSSASEGARIMVSGILVEQQLEIVDRFSGLGLACSERREDEGWVAMKFFRPESCDAEA
- a CDS encoding MutS-related protein, family 1, with product MAGSRIVQIETMIRRTDRLISQGIRTSATFTRWRLAIFLIGLVGTVTLYKLDWYHSGNLALGVFLAIFVTVAAYHNRVETGIHRLRQWKQIKLTHLARMALNWVAIVPRLGEAPKSHPYAADLDLFGAHSLTHLLDTTVSDHGRARLHGWLLEQPPTPSHWHTRQLLVKELASRSLFRDRLALEANLTGDQEINGRRLTAVLEHPIGLPHLDTILAVQIVLALTTIGLASASMLNLLPGYWMFSFAVYVLVYFMTDQGEELLEHAVGLHHETERLATVLGYIERHARRRGTALASVWTNRIGKASPTLHLNRAARTLHAISIKAHPLVHLAVNALCPWDLWFTRRLSRIQHEIKDALPLWLDCLAEVEAASALATFAYLHPDYAWPTPLVAAGEWNGTPPAFHADRLGHPLLPAKTRVTNDVHLTELGSIHLITGSNMSGKSTFLRTIGINLCLAQAGGPVCARSLEWTWSRLACCIRVDDSLDAGLSFFYAEVKRLKTILDATKEMTAPPVLFLIDEIFKGTNNRERLIGSRAYITALSQGNGFGLVSTHDLELADLASVVPRLINAHFQETVSAGTLEFDYRLRPGPCPTTNALRIMELEGLPISPAPNIRQNAPHG